From Ananas comosus cultivar F153 linkage group 2, ASM154086v1, whole genome shotgun sequence:
TTCTATTATAATTAGATCAATCATCTCTGGCGCAAATGTCAAATAATTCGATGGATGGCTGGTATTCGAtatctcaaattcgaattctacttgattcacattttcaactaaatttacttttaaaagaaataaataaaacagatagcgtattatctttctcttaaaaaaaaaatctattataaTTAGGATTctactttaatttaaatttatatcttattCCATCCTAATGTAATAAGTATTTAACTCTATATTTAGATAACtcaaatctaatcaaattccattaaaaagaaaattgctGTGCTCTCATTTTCTTAAACCTTTGGTGAGTAATGAGATAGAAATAATGTGGAGAAAGTAACACATATGGTTCTGATACGTTATAGAACATTTAGTGTTAAGTCTCTTTACAGTCAGATTTTTTAGTTTCCCACCCAAAGAGATCTGAAACTGAAacaatttaaatacaaaatgatcggatttgaattcaaattcgaatctgAATCTGCACCGACCTGTAtatctctctcacacacacacacacacacacacacacatacacacatatatatatatatatatatatatatatatatatatatatatatatatatatatataNTCTACAATTAGCAATAGTAGTACTTCTGTAGCTTCATTTATACATTGACAAACTTCATGCATCCCTATATGTACATGTCATCCAAAGAACATTCTTTCTATTGCCATTCTTAAAGCtagtggtatatatatatatatatatatatcaccatCTTTCTATTATTCTACAGTGTTTATCCTCTTTCTGCACTAATGGACGATGAGCAGAGCGGCAAGCGGCGAAGGGTTTATTCCTTCCGGCCAAATGATATACCACGTACTGGTTTCTCCTTCAAGTACATTAGTTACCTTTTGCCGTCGCTTCTGAGGATTGCTAGCATTGGTTCCTGCCGCGGAGATGAGGGaaaagagatgaagaagaagattgtgAGGTTCGAAATCGACATGGCATTAGTGCTTTCGGTTGGCGATGACTTCAAATGGAGCCATGCTTTAAAACAAAAGATTCATGGATATTCCACTTTGCTCTCAACCATGATACGAACTTATCCAAAGAATATGTTTAGCTTCGCTGAGAAGCTACACCGCTCTTTCCCATACCCTTCG
This genomic window contains:
- the LOC109724283 gene encoding uncharacterized protein LOC109724283, producing MDDEQSGKRRRVYSFRPNDIPRTGFSFKYISYLLPSLLRIASIGSCRGDEGKEMKKKIVRFEIDMALVLSVGDDFKWSHALKQKIHGYSTLLSTMIRTYPKNMFSFAEKLHRSFPYPSVQRMLVDTGNQIIVNPNAKPIKPHVRRSTALRLHKSSVKKWVMSKEKEDVNECLGLLRSIIPGGEEIMCLSELVTEVESYVSCLQFQVEVLRALVS